A region of the Planctomycetia bacterium genome:
GCGAACATGACCAGCATGAGCGTGGCGAGCAAAAGTGCGGACAGCACCTTGGCGATCCGCCGGGCGAAACGCGACGAGCGGGCCAACCGCAACGACGGCATCTGCGCCTCACTATAGGCGACCGGCAACAGTATCGTGCGGCGACGCCGTGTGATTACTTTTGCCGTGGTGGTCCCGTTTTCGTCGTGGTTACTCATTTCTCACCTTCAATTTGATCCGCGCCCGCCGACACATCGCGGCGCGACTCCCCGTGCTGCAGTTCAATCACGCGCGAACATTGTTTCTGCAGTGAGGCGCGACCGGTCACGGTCAACAGCGTCCACGGCCGGCGTGAATCGCAAAGTGCGCCCATCAACTCAACCGCTTCCTCGTCAGGCAAAGTGTCCAAGACTCCATCAACCAGCAACAGGCCCGGCCGACTGACGATGGCTCTCGCGAGCATCAGACGCCGCAACTGGTTTTCCGTGAGCGGCTCCCCGGCGCTGGTCAGATCCGTGTCAATCCCTTCCGGTAGCCGCAGCACACCTTCCAGCAAACCGACTTGTTCCAGAGCATCGCGCACGTTAATGAGCGTGACCTCGGGACGGCCGAGATGCACGTTCTCGGCCACACTGCCCTGAAACACTTCGACGTCGCGGACGAGCGCAACGCGGCGGCGCAGAAAGTCTGGACGCAGGTCGCGAGGGTTGATTCCGTCCAGCAACAAATGGCCGTGCGTCGGAGTGCGCAGTCCGAAGATCAGGTCGAGCAGCACACTCTTTCCTGACCCCATTAACGCCACGCGTTCGCCAGAACCAATCTCCAGGCGGATCGATTCCAAGACGCGAACTCCACCAGACAACGAGTAGTCTACACCGCGGACCGTCAGGGATGCCGGCTGCGCTGGAAACCGGTGCAGCAAGCCCTCCTGTTCCTCGATGGGCAGGTCCAACAAAACTCCCAGCTTGTCGACCGACGCCAGCAGATCGTAGTAACTCTCAAGGTATCCACCCAGTTTGGCGAACGAAGCGACGATGACGGTCACGATCAGTTCTGCCGCAACCAGTTGCCCCAGCGTCAACTCGCCCGTCATCACCAACCAGCCGCCAATCCCCAACAAGACGGCACTGGCGACCGCGTGGATCGACAAGGAAAACAGGATCTGCCGCATCAGCACGCGATAATGCTTTTTGCGGGCCGACAGATATTCGGATACGACATGATCGGCCCGTTCTAAAGCGTACTCCGCCCCACCGTCGTATTTGAATGTAACGGCACATCGAGCCAGATCTTGCAGCCAGGCCGCGATCGCATACTTATACTTCGACTCCTTGATGCTGGTCGTCACGGCACCTCGCCCGAGGATGAAAACGACGAACGCCAGCATCGCCAGCAGAACAACGTCGAGACCCAACAGCCACGGATGGTAGAGGGCCAGCACGACCATGCCGATCACCGTGTTCAGCACCAGGGTCAGCCCGTCCAGCAATAACTTGGCCGTGACCTTTTGCACCGTAACAATGTCAAAGAATCGGTTAACCAGCTCGGGCATGTACTTTCCGTCCTGGCTCTCGGCGCGGACTCGCGGCAGCCGATATGCCAAGTCGGCCGTCACGCGGGCGAACAATCGGCATTGGATGATTTCGACGACATATGACTCCAGACCTTGAATCGCGGCAGAGAACGACATGAAGGTCAGCAGCAGCAGTGTCAGCACGACGAGCGGCTGCAGGAAACGTCCAAACGCCACGGTATCAACCATCGATTGAAACGCGATGGGAGTGGCCAATGCCAGCAGACCGACGATGAAGGAAAACACCAATAGAACGAAAATGTCCGAGCGTTCCGGGCGCAGCAATGCCCACAGCCGTGCAGGCGGCGACATTTTTTCGGCGTGAAGACTGACGGCGTCGCCATAGGCAACCGAGCGTTCAACGATCACACATCGCAACATGTCTTGAGTT
Encoded here:
- a CDS encoding ABC transporter ATP-binding protein, whose amino-acid sequence is MTDENSALPTGEGQTPLTYDVAGIDGAAIILGQLLLDTGDPIDRGRLRRVVREAADAFPGDASQLWWHWIGEAGTNLGLKCKVVDCTPDEFRDLARDGARLVLYVPGSAPWRAVTDARGRKVRLARAFPEHSSQWCNASDLREFTGNPGTQDMLRCVIVERSVAYGDAVSLHAEKMSPPARLWALLRPERSDIFVLLVFSFIVGLLALATPIAFQSMVDTVAFGRFLQPLVVLTLLLLTFMSFSAAIQGLESYVVEIIQCRLFARVTADLAYRLPRVRAESQDGKYMPELVNRFFDIVTVQKVTAKLLLDGLTLVLNTVIGMVVLALYHPWLLGLDVVLLAMLAFVVFILGRGAVTTSIKESKYKYAIAAWLQDLARCAVTFKYDGGAEYALERADHVVSEYLSARKKHYRVLMRQILFSLSIHAVASAVLLGIGGWLVMTGELTLGQLVAAELIVTVIVASFAKLGGYLESYYDLLASVDKLGVLLDLPIEEQEGLLHRFPAQPASLTVRGVDYSLSGGVRVLESIRLEIGSGERVALMGSGKSVLLDLIFGLRTPTHGHLLLDGINPRDLRPDFLRRRVALVRDVEVFQGSVAENVHLGRPEVTLINVRDALEQVGLLEGVLRLPEGIDTDLTSAGEPLTENQLRRLMLARAIVSRPGLLLVDGVLDTLPDEEAVELMGALCDSRRPWTLLTVTGRASLQKQCSRVIELQHGESRRDVSAGADQIEGEK